From the Acidobacteriota bacterium genome, one window contains:
- a CDS encoding ParA family protein: MGIHIAIAASKGGTGKTTTTWNLGHGLAFAGARVLLVDCDPQDNLRFIAGTDHARGTLASAIEQGTFSANRIGENVWLLPSGGRRLWHATVASDGLGHLTAPLRHAFRARDDDYDFVLFDCPPELGRMTSAAISLSDYLLIPCVSTWLGLRSIAQMIEFIDTHTRDARIDSERTGIVITFYTTRRAGPETVRHEAKKLFHGRVYRTVIRERTELDYSQQEHKSVFEYAPRSDGAEDYSALAKEMLKRLA; this comes from the coding sequence ATGGGCATTCACATAGCGATCGCGGCGTCGAAGGGCGGGACAGGCAAGACTACGACGACCTGGAACCTTGGACACGGTTTAGCTTTCGCTGGCGCGCGGGTGCTGCTGGTGGACTGCGATCCCCAGGACAATCTTCGGTTCATTGCCGGTACGGATCACGCGCGCGGCACGCTGGCCTCGGCGATCGAGCAGGGAACGTTCAGCGCAAATCGTATCGGAGAAAACGTGTGGCTGTTGCCAAGCGGCGGCAGACGTCTGTGGCATGCAACTGTTGCCTCCGACGGTCTGGGGCACCTGACGGCGCCGCTCAGACATGCTTTTCGAGCGAGGGATGACGACTACGATTTCGTGTTGTTCGACTGTCCGCCGGAGCTTGGGCGAATGACTTCAGCGGCGATCTCGCTTTCCGATTATCTGTTGATACCTTGCGTTTCCACCTGGCTGGGCTTGCGGTCGATCGCGCAGATGATCGAGTTCATAGACACCCACACCCGGGACGCGCGAATCGATAGCGAACGCACCGGCATCGTGATAACGTTTTACACGACACGCCGCGCTGGTCCCGAGACGGTCCGCCACGAAGCGAAGAAGCTGTTTCACGGTAGAGTGTATCGAACAGTCATTCGCGAGCGAACAGAACTGGACTACTCGCAACAAGAGCACAAATCGGTATTCGAGTACGCGCCGAGAAGCGATGGCGCCGAAGACTACAGCGCTTTGGCGAAAGAGATGTTGAAGCGGCTAGCCTAA